The Nitrospirota bacterium genome includes a window with the following:
- a CDS encoding prepilin-type N-terminal cleavage/methylation domain-containing protein: MLTAVRGYRRTITGSRGVTLIELIVAVAIIAIIALFTAPQIGRFKSNYNLRSCATELFQNMRLARAMAINENRAYLIVFDTLNGRYLIGFDADGDDALTTANNDTFGFCKDADGDRLPEGDTDADGDGVPDCVRVVNLNNCGDNIVFGYGSGTTPPNRPDGAAISTSGIGLDSGASFISFTANGAAETTGLIYMQQTSRGYSYSVQISNTSGSMNMWKWNGDKDNSTVTTWTEIR, translated from the coding sequence ATGCTGACGGCAGTGAGGGGATACAGAAGGACTATCACAGGAAGCAGAGGTGTGACATTAATTGAACTCATAGTCGCTGTTGCTATAATTGCAATAATAGCTCTTTTTACAGCCCCCCAGATCGGAAGATTCAAGTCAAATTATAACTTGAGGTCGTGCGCAACAGAATTGTTTCAGAATATGAGGCTTGCAAGGGCTATGGCGATAAATGAAAATAGGGCATATTTGATAGTATTTGATACTTTAAACGGAAGATATCTTATCGGTTTTGACGCTGACGGGGATGATGCGCTTACCACCGCGAATAATGATACGTTCGGCTTTTGCAAAGATGCTGACGGCGACAGGCTGCCTGAAGGAGATACAGACGCTGACGGAGACGGCGTGCCTGACTGTGTGAGGGTAGTGAACCTGAACAATTGCGGGGACAACATCGTCTTTGGCTATGGGAGCGGAACTACTCCGCCCAACAGGCCTGACGGTGCTGCAATTTCAACATCAGGCATAGGATTAGATAGCGGTGCATCATTTATCAGTTTTACAGCCAACGGAGCGGCAGAAACTACAGGGCTGATTTATATGCAGCAGACAAGCCGCGGGTATAGTTATAGTGTGCAGATAAGCAATACCTCAGGCAGTATGAATATGTGGAAATGGAATGGAGACAAAGACAACTCAACAGTTACGACATGGACGGAGATAAGATGA